From Channa argus isolate prfri chromosome 18, Channa argus male v1.0, whole genome shotgun sequence, the proteins below share one genomic window:
- the il1b gene encoding interleukin-1 beta — protein sequence MADFDLSQALDGTNEITSIRCETCYYDMKDGQKEMFRLEEGLDLVVSHNPKTLQRVAHLVLAVNRFKKPLNPSSWDVSSNELCRTIMDALVEERIVETIVNSTSQEKRFHRTTTTKECTLSDTSQKALICSLQGSQLQAITLKGGHCDRRVCFKVSAYIPNFKNKDEDLIVALSIKNHSLHMACSMVGDTAVLTLEECKEDSMGNITNDGNLDRFLFHKRASDFSLTMFESVQCPGWFISTSSEDENQPVEMCKLNTAFRLTRFKVNKK from the exons ATGGCTGACTTTGACTTGTCCCAAGCTCTGGATGG CACAAATGAAATAACCTCGATAAGATGCGAAACCTGCTACTACGACATGAAG GACGGTCAAAAAGAGATGTTCAGACTAGAAGAGGGTCTGGATCTGGTGGTTTCTCATAACCCAAAGACATTGCAGCGCGTAGCCCACTTGGTGCTGGCGGTAAACAGGTTTAAAAAGCCACTAAACCCCAGCAGCTGGGATGTGAGCAGTAATGAGCTCTGCAGGACCATCATGGACGCCCTAGTGGAAG AAAGAATTGTGGAGACGATCGTAAACTCTACATCACAGGAAAAGAGATTCCACCGCACGACCACTACCAAGGAGTGCACTCTGTCCGACACCTCCCAGAAAGCTCTAATCTGCAGTTTACAAGGGTCACAACTGCAGGCCATCACCCTGAAGGGAGGACACTGCGACCGCAGAG TATGTTTTAAGGTATCGGCCTACATCCCTAACTTTAAGAACAAGGATGAGGATCTGATCGTTGCCCTGTCGATCAAAAACCATAGCCTGCACATGGCCTGTTCTATGGTTGGTGACACAGCTGTGCTAACTCTGGAG GAATGCAAAGAGGATTCCATGGGAAACATCACCAATGATGGAAACCTGGACCGTTTCCTCTTCCACAAGAGAGCCAGCGACTTCTCTCTGACCATGTTCGAATCCGTTCAGTGCCCCGGCTGGTTCATCAGCACTTCCTCAGAGGACGAAAACCAGCCTGTGGAGATGTGTAAACTCAACACTGCCTTCCGTCTCACCAGattcaaagtaaacaaaaaatga